The Pirellulimonas nuda genome includes a region encoding these proteins:
- a CDS encoding valine--tRNA ligase, which translates to MPTTDFKALPAQYDHTAAQTKWYAFWEERGYFHPDPKSKKPPFSIVIPPPNVTGALHLGHALNNTLQDVLCRMKRMQGFNVLWQPGTDHAGIATQAVVERRLLAEEKLSRHDLGREGLVERIWKWKEQYEARIIGQLKQLGCSCDWQRVRFTLDDQCARAVRETFFKLFADGKVYRGKRLVNWDTFLQTAVSDDEVFHEETKGFFWRFRYPVIDAKPGEPTHVEIATTRPETMLGDTAVAVHPDPAKALDAVEAELKEKLAAAPVKEKAPIETHLKAIVDRRKSHLPLLLKLRDMAARGVMLELPLTDRKIPLILDEWAKPELGSGCVKITPAHDPNDYEVGQRHAAIGAVNILLTDGTLNDSVPEKYRGLTMKDARKAVVADLEALGLHDPEAGVEDRLIDLAHSDRSKTPIEPYLADQWFIKMDELAQSAMDAVTDGRVKITPERYGKTYLDWLSEKRDWPVGRQLWWGHRIPVWKVSRESYSLEWEGVELNVQMIGERHPTVPISIQVVGETALVATSDDYHSIEARSVTSALEELGFNREDDVLDTWFSSALWPHSTLGWPDDTPELEAFYPTSVLITSRDIITLWVARMVLMGLYNTGKVPFPQVYIHPKILDGFGETMSKSKGNGVDPLDVIERFGADALRFGLAYLTTETQDVRLPVEFVCPHCEAAIPQTKKNRVLPRVECPKCHEEFSTQWAEKPADTALPRGAVTSERFELGRNFATKLWNASRFALINLEGYKPAPVKPLELLVEDRWLLSRLAAVTGEVSEALEAFRFADAARALYDFAWNDFCSFYLEMTKARFADDAQKPVAQRVLAHTLDALLRLLHPMMPFLTEEVWGLLGEAAPLRGLTSPAQAGESVCVASWPTVDAEHIDPTIEQQFAVFQAVLGAVREARQGQNIPNKEPVEFAVRCDAASAKLLEPMQPYFTQMARATGTTFGPDAEAPSVSASKTLPGLEVYVDIARFIDVGAERERLDKEQQKLAGFLKGIEAKLANEKFVAGAPAEVVQQQRDKMAEVRGQLDAIEAAQAKLKG; encoded by the coding sequence ATGCCCACTACTGATTTTAAAGCGCTACCCGCACAGTACGACCATACCGCTGCGCAGACCAAGTGGTACGCGTTCTGGGAAGAGCGTGGGTACTTCCATCCCGACCCCAAATCGAAGAAGCCGCCGTTTTCGATTGTTATCCCGCCGCCCAACGTGACCGGGGCGCTCCACCTGGGGCATGCGCTCAACAACACGCTGCAAGACGTGCTGTGCCGCATGAAGCGGATGCAGGGGTTCAACGTCCTCTGGCAGCCGGGGACCGACCACGCCGGGATCGCCACGCAGGCCGTCGTCGAAAGGCGGCTGTTGGCAGAGGAAAAACTCAGCCGGCACGACTTGGGGCGGGAGGGGCTGGTAGAGCGGATCTGGAAGTGGAAAGAGCAGTACGAAGCGCGCATCATCGGGCAGCTCAAGCAGCTTGGCTGTTCCTGCGACTGGCAGCGGGTCCGCTTTACGCTGGATGACCAGTGCGCCCGCGCGGTCCGCGAGACCTTCTTTAAGCTGTTTGCGGACGGCAAGGTCTACCGCGGCAAGAGGCTGGTGAACTGGGACACGTTCTTGCAGACCGCGGTCAGCGACGACGAGGTGTTTCACGAAGAGACCAAGGGCTTCTTCTGGCGGTTCCGCTACCCGGTGATCGACGCCAAGCCGGGCGAGCCGACGCACGTCGAGATCGCTACCACGCGCCCAGAAACGATGTTGGGCGACACGGCGGTCGCGGTGCATCCCGACCCCGCGAAGGCGCTCGACGCGGTCGAGGCGGAGTTGAAGGAAAAGCTCGCCGCGGCGCCCGTTAAGGAGAAGGCGCCGATCGAAACGCATCTCAAGGCGATCGTCGATCGCCGCAAATCGCACCTGCCGTTGCTGCTGAAGCTGCGCGACATGGCCGCCCGCGGCGTGATGCTGGAGCTGCCCCTCACGGACCGCAAGATCCCGCTGATCCTGGACGAATGGGCCAAGCCGGAGCTCGGCTCCGGGTGCGTGAAGATTACACCCGCGCACGACCCGAACGACTACGAGGTCGGCCAGCGGCACGCCGCGATCGGCGCGGTGAACATCCTGCTTACCGACGGCACGCTCAACGACAGCGTTCCGGAGAAGTACCGCGGGCTGACGATGAAAGACGCCCGCAAGGCGGTCGTCGCCGACCTCGAAGCGCTCGGGCTGCACGACCCGGAGGCCGGCGTCGAAGACCGCTTGATTGACCTCGCCCACAGCGACCGCAGCAAGACGCCGATCGAGCCGTACTTGGCGGACCAGTGGTTCATCAAGATGGACGAGCTGGCCCAGTCCGCGATGGACGCGGTAACGGACGGGCGGGTGAAGATCACGCCGGAGCGTTACGGGAAGACCTATCTAGATTGGCTGAGCGAGAAACGCGACTGGCCGGTTGGTCGGCAGTTGTGGTGGGGGCACCGGATACCGGTGTGGAAGGTTTCTCGTGAAAGCTATTCTCTTGAATGGGAAGGGGTTGAACTAAATGTGCAGATGATCGGTGAGCGCCATCCGACGGTGCCGATTTCAATTCAAGTTGTTGGTGAGACGGCCCTTGTCGCGACAAGCGATGATTACCACAGCATTGAAGCGCGTAGTGTTACCAGTGCACTAGAAGAACTGGGATTCAATCGCGAAGACGACGTCCTCGACACCTGGTTCTCCTCCGCTCTCTGGCCCCACTCAACCCTCGGCTGGCCGGACGACACGCCGGAGCTCGAAGCCTTCTACCCCACCAGCGTGCTCATCACCTCGCGCGACATCATCACGCTGTGGGTGGCGCGGATGGTGTTGATGGGGCTCTACAACACCGGCAAGGTCCCCTTCCCGCAGGTCTACATCCACCCCAAGATCCTCGACGGCTTCGGCGAGACGATGTCCAAGTCGAAGGGCAACGGGGTCGACCCGCTCGACGTGATCGAGCGCTTCGGCGCCGATGCGCTGCGGTTCGGGCTGGCGTACTTGACTACCGAGACGCAGGACGTGCGTTTGCCGGTGGAGTTTGTCTGCCCCCACTGCGAGGCGGCGATCCCCCAGACCAAGAAGAACCGCGTGCTGCCCCGGGTTGAGTGCCCGAAGTGCCACGAGGAGTTCAGCACGCAGTGGGCAGAGAAGCCGGCCGACACCGCGCTGCCGCGGGGGGCCGTGACCAGCGAGCGGTTCGAGCTGGGCCGGAACTTCGCCACAAAGCTGTGGAACGCGAGCCGGTTCGCGCTGATCAACCTAGAAGGCTACAAGCCGGCGCCGGTGAAGCCGTTGGAGCTTCTGGTCGAGGACCGCTGGCTGCTGAGCCGGCTGGCGGCCGTCACCGGCGAAGTGAGCGAGGCGCTGGAAGCGTTCCGCTTCGCAGACGCGGCCCGGGCGCTGTACGACTTCGCCTGGAACGACTTCTGTAGTTTCTACCTGGAGATGACCAAGGCCAGGTTCGCAGACGACGCTCAAAAGCCGGTCGCCCAACGCGTATTGGCGCACACGCTCGACGCCCTGCTGCGGCTGCTGCACCCGATGATGCCGTTCCTGACCGAGGAGGTTTGGGGGCTGCTGGGCGAAGCCGCTCCGCTCCGGGGTTTAACTTCCCCGGCCCAAGCGGGTGAGTCGGTTTGTGTGGCCTCCTGGCCTACAGTCGACGCCGAGCACATCGACCCAACAATCGAGCAGCAATTCGCGGTGTTCCAGGCGGTCTTGGGCGCGGTGCGCGAGGCCCGGCAGGGGCAGAACATCCCCAACAAAGAGCCGGTGGAATTCGCGGTCCGCTGCGACGCCGCCTCCGCGAAGCTGCTTGAGCCGATGCAGCCCTATTTCACCCAGATGGCCCGGGCGACCGGCACGACGTTCGGCCCAGATGCCGAGGCGCCCAGCGTGTCGGCCAGCAAAACCCTCCCGGGGCTGGAGGTGTACGTCGATATCGCCCGGTTCATCGACGTCGGGGCCGAACGGGAGCGACTGGACAAAGAACAGCAGAAACTGGCCGGTTTTCTCAAGGGGATCGAGGCCAAACTGGCGAACGAGAAATTCGTCGCGGGCGCCCCCGCCGAGGTGGTCCAGCAGCAGCGCGATAAAATGGCCGAAGTCCGCGGGCAGCTAGATGCGATCGAGGCGGCACAAGCTAAGCTAAAGGGGTAG